The genomic segment TGGCCTGCAGGCCTTCTCTATAATAAATTCactaaaaacattgaaaacagtTTGTAGTGACCCAATAAAATACAGTGCTACTATTTTCTACATGTCACAAACAGAACTTACATTGATCTCCACGTTTCCCAGCCCATCCCCCAAACCCCCTCTTTTCCCTCTGTCTCATCCCTCCTTCTGTACAGTATCTCTGGGTCCTCAAGGTGAATGAGGCGGGGCAGGAACCTGATCTCAGTGTTGCTGCAGAAACCACATCCTAAGTTTCTAAATCAGGCAACATCATCCATACATAGATAGTATGAGACAGTTCTGCAGCTACTGCCAGATGTACAGATGCGCGCatgcacgcaaacacacacgcataccGAGCCGTCCACGCTCAATGTAAATGTCCTCTATTGCTGAAGTCTCAGTATGCTAACGAGCTGTTAAAATGCCATGTCACTACACTAATGAATATACATCAGTGGCCTGGTGAGGGTGACCTGCAGGGATGGGACAGAGGTCACAAGAGGTGGGGTGGCAGAAATAAGGACCAGTGCTCCCATGAGACCTGAAAGCACAGAACAAATTCAccagaatacacacacacacacacacacacacacacacacagagggaagcGACGCAAGATGAGTGAGCTGCCATTTCACCTATACCCACCCCACCCTTTCTCTTGCGCTCGCTCCTGATCCAGCTCTCGCACACCTGCACTGTTCTTCTTTATGTGTAAGAACGcacaagacacaaaaacaaaaggacaACGGCCAGCGTAGTGGTCCTTACCTCACCGTTCTCATCTGCGTCTCGTGTTCTGTCATCTTTTATCTTCCTCCTGCATTTTTGTGTAAGAATTGCCGGCAAGTCCGAATATTGCTGCTGGGACGCTTTAATACAGGTATGTCTCTATTTCctattaattttaaatgttgtttcatCAGTTGAAATGTCGTTTTCTGTCCTGACTGTGGTGAACCTAAATATTAACTATGTGAAAACTCATGAATACACAATGGTAAATATTTATGAGATTAAAAAGATCATTATATTGTTTACTGGATATAGTCTTGGTCATTTAATAATTTGTAAAAACATAATTAGTAAAGAGAACTTCCTCTGAAGGAACAAACCTTTGGAGGTTGATATATATGCTAGGCTGTATATTGTCTAAACATTTAGGTGAATTTGACACCTTTTATACATATTGTTACATATTACATATTACCTTCTGTTTTGGAATAGAGTCATACACGTTGATTAAGTGTCTTGCATCAAATTAGCCCTTTTTTCTAAACATTGTAGAATCTGTCATAGGACATGCACAGCTGAACATTTTATCATGTATTTTGAGCAATGTTGTTTAAAATACATGATAATATCACCAGTGTCAGACCTCTGTAATATTGTAGATATAGTGTTTGGCAGAACTCCTGATTCCTTTGGGTATCCCTTGAATTCTGCTTGCTCCTGCAGCTCTTAGTAACAGTGGTGTATCTTTTCAGACAAAACTGGTGTATGATCCTGAAAATGCAGACATAAAATGAGATCAGTGTCTGCTTGGGTGTGTGATCCCATCTGCTgattcagcctcagatactcaatcCCCGTGATGTCTGCAGAATAGAATATAACATACCAAAACAGTTTTGCATTTGGGAGCCAACTTTTGGCAAATTAACTTCCCCTCACTTAGTTTGTTTGCCTTTGTTAAACATCACCTTGGCACATGATTTTCACCTTTGGCAGCTCATTGTGGAACAGCAGAGGTCCACGCATGACGCTTCAACCTCCCACCTCACCAAACACCTCCATGTCAGCAGTTtggcagaaagagagagagagagagcagcttTCACATCCTGTTTTCAAGTGTTTTTGCCAGGCCAGCAGAAACAAGAGAAGTCATTTCACACTGATGGTACAGCATCTATAAGCACATTACTGCTATCTGATCAATAACAAATATGGAAACTCTCCTTTGTGTGTATCCGtgtttatattgtttgtttggatGGTTCTTCAGAAAGTTTGCAACAGTCTTCTATTTTATCGAAGTGTAATGTTCTTTTTATTGCATGTGCTGTGATGTTTTTAGGGCTGAGCAAtcttttttcttcatctcacCAGTTTCTGTCGTCACTCTTCTAATAATGACTGGGAACCGCCAAGTTGAACCAAGCACCTCAGCTACCCCTACCCATCTGCCAAATGCAACTACCACGGCGGGCCAAAAACAATCTGAAGGCCACAGTCTTAATAAGTTCATGAGTGAACTTCACAGTATCCACAGTGAGTTCGACAAATGACTTAATGATAAAATGTATGGATTAACATTTGTAACCAGGAAAATTAGGAAAAAAATTTATGAAAATTATGAATGGTGAAGTATATGCAAAAATTAAGAAACTTGTGAACTATTAAGAAATTTGAACATCTCACATTTCTTATTAGTATTATCTATGTCTTCCCAGTCAGCTGGAGGACTGGGATCGGATAGCTGCAGTGATTCAGTCAGATATTATCCCCTAACAGCAAACAATACTGCAAGTGTTATATTTTCAGCAATTATTTTTGAAGAACGAAGcacagaacaacatctaaaatgccatatttgacacatttgctTTTATGGAGCAAATATCCCACGTATCACATATAGAcatattttaaattatatagatttaattttaaaataccCTCCCTGGTAGTAGTGCATTACAATTTTGTGTGACAATCATAGTCGGAAATAattgtttttatagttttgttGTTGTACTTCAGactaagtaagtaagtaaaatgtatttatatagcactgtTTACAGATATATGCCGCATTATGCTACAACAATTAAGAGACAATTAATACCAATAGAGAGCAacattaaaacagaataaaaacttaaacaaaaaatGTCAACTGAACGCCCAATTtaacagtatttttaaaaaagatttcacGGAGGTAAACTGTTCCAGAGCCTTGGTGCCACAGACTGAAAGACTCTGCCCCCCCACTATTCTTCAGTCTTGTATGAGGGACAAATAATAGATTTTGACATATGTAGTCTGGAGCTTGTCCATTTAGTGCTCTGTAGGGAAGTGTGagaattttaaaacaaattctaAAATCAACtgggagccaatgtaaagaGGATAAAACAAGGGTGATGTAAGCTCACTTGCCAGAGTGCATTAGGAGTCTGGCTGCAGCGTTTTGTATTGCTTGGAGGCGTGACAGAAATGATTTATCTAAGCCAGTAAATAAGGCATTAGAATAATGTAGCCGCAATGACACAAACGCATGAACAATTTTCTCTAGTTCAGAGAAGATTATAGCTTGCAATTTAGAAATGTtccttaaatgaaagaaactaACTCGAGTTATACATATATACCGCTTGGACAGCCATATGCATGCACATTTTTTGGAAAATTTAAAATTGCATGCcaaatgacaaaaatgtaaTCTTGGAGATGGTGATGTCCCTTGTAACGACACTTCAGAACAAGCACTTGAACTATGCTGTGATAATACCACGACATGACAGATGATAACACCTTGCAATATCTTTTAATCTGGATTAACATAACCCCAAATTATGGTCTAAAATTTCCATGGATTCTGCCCTCATAGATAACACTGTAGAGCTGTACAGCTGCTTTACAATAAATGCAAAATTCCAAAAAGATTTGAATGATCAGCTATTCAACAAATAATACAAGAACATTAGGGTTCATTGCACTATTTCCTAGTGTTCACTTTATGTACTCTTAGTTCAGACAATGtagaaatttgttttattttattttgccttaaaactattttaagagaaaacaaatattttgtcAAACATTTATGTATGATTAATGTCTGTGTTTTGTGGATTTACAGTGCCATCATGGGCTGTCGCTGCCCTTTGTATCGTGAGCCTGTGCATGGTGCTGTCCTGTGCTGTGTGCATGTGGAAGAAGTTCCTAAAAAAGGGGGACAAGGGCAAAGAAAAGGACAAGAAAAAGGGGACAGAGAAGAGTAAGGGAGGTTTTGACACTGAAATGGATGGAGGTTACAATGAGGTAAGctgtaaaaacacacagtctGTGTCCCCCCCGCTCCCGCCTGCAGACGCATTGTCCTTGCAATGTATCACAGTCCTGACATCCGGGTCATCCAGGACTACTAAAACTGTCAGTGTGTGTTAAGATACATGGATGTTTTGTACTCCTTCATGTTGTAATAAAAGTTGACCTATGGTGTGAGATAACTTGTTCTGGACTTTAATCAAAGCTGTGTGTCACACATTGCTCATGTATcatctgtttctgtgtctgGTTGTGTGAGGCTACACAACATACAGAAGGAACATCGTCACAAGTTGTAGCACAGATTACCTGATGTGATGCATGTCTGTCTGCATGCAGTCCCTGAAAGATGAATGTGACAAAGAAACAGAGCTGTCAGATAACGAGCCCAAGGAAGACGAGAAGCTGGGCAGACTACATTTCACATTAGACTACAATTTCACAGATAATACGGTGAGTCCCAGCTATTCACTATGATGCGTTTTGCCCACCATCTGCCAGCTCTcaaaatgtcacatttgaaTACTTTTCTTCTCCCTGTCAATTAGCCAGAGTCTCTTTTCTCCCCCTTACATTCCCCTGTTATCATGTTCCAGCTGGTGGTAGGCATCTTGCAGGCTGCAGAGCTACCTGCGatggatgtgggaggaagttctGACCCTTACGTTAAACTCTATCTGCTaccagacaaaaagaaaaagtttgaaACCAAAGTTCATAGAAAGACCTTAGAACCCAACTTCAATGAGACTTTCACATTTAAGGTAAATGTAATACACCAACATAAATAAAGGTCATTTCCCCTGACTAGAAGCTCTGTTAATATATGTGTAAAATGACTGCCCTTTGTTATGTTCTCTGCTCTGCAGGTACCATACACTGAGCTGGGCGGAAAGACCCTTGTGATGACTGTGTATGACTTTGACCGTTTCTCAAAACATGATGCTATTGGAGCTGTGAAGATACCCATGAGCAGTGTGGACTTCAGCCAGTCTCTGCAAGAGTGGCGGGACCTGCAGAAGGCAGAGAAGGAGGAGGTAGGAGCATATTATGACAGGGGGAGGGTGAAGAAGGGAGGATCACAGAAGATGAATGCGTTTAAACTTTCCAAAACTTAACTGAAGAGGCATGAGGTCCTGAATAGTTGTTATCTGAAAAAAATCGATcacatttttcctgttttactagCTTTTTAAATGCTACACAAAGCATTTCGGTCTCAGGAACTCCAGCTTCTTTTACTAATTAATAATTCATGCATGCAAATTTTTTATACATTCATCCAATGTGATACTCAATACTTTTTGTGTGTATTAGAGTGAACGGCTTGGAGACATATGTTTGTCCTTGAGGTATGTCCCTACAGCAGGGAAGCTGACAGTGGTGATTTTGGAGGCCAAAAACCTGAAGAAAATGGATGTGGGCGGATTATCAGGTGAGTTAAGTAGGAAAAACTTTGAAATCATTTCAGATTTGAAGCCATTGTCaatctttttgattttttgttaGTACTCATAATTTTGATTCTGTGCAAACTAGATAATACAAAATCTAAACATCTAAACGTATGTCTCTCTGTGTAATTGATAATTCCACCAGGTGCTCTCTTCAAACTCCACATTTGGTAGTGCTGGCTCAGTTTTAAGGTCTTCTAAATACCTTTTTAGTCTTGTGCCCAGTTTCAAAAAGCTTCTGTTTAAGAAAACTGAGGACAATTGATGTTCTGTTTCACTGATGGAGTTACTGCATCCATGCCAGGCCGTTGGTCTGCTCTGTGACATAAAAACTCCCTGTTCTCATTTCCAGATCCTTATGTGAAGATCCACTTAATGCAGAATGGGAAAAGactcaagaaaaagaaaacaacaattaAGAAAAACACTTTGAACCCTTACTACAATGAATCCTTCAGCTTTGAAGTACCTTGTGAACAGATAGAGGTACACGTTTTTATTTGCAAATACAAGCACACAAATACAATAATCAGCACTGATATTTGTGTCTCTGTATTTTCATTTGTAGAAGGTGCAGGTAGCGGTGACTGTGCTCGACTATGACAAGATTGGGAAGAATGATGCTATCGGGAAGGTGTTGCTGGGCGGGAACAGCACTGGAACTGAGCAACGCCATTGGTCAGACATGCTGGCCAACCCCCGGCGGCCAATAGCCCAATGGCATAGCCTTCAACCTGAAGATGAAGTCAATGCACTAATTTCCAACAAGAAATGAAACCCTGGTGGGATATAAAATCCAGCATTTACCTCAAATACTTCTAATGTTTGTTCCTTTAGAATGTTAAGCAGCTTAACTGACTAATTCTACCCAGTGACAACTTGCTTTAGCCATGACAATATCCAAGTCTTTAAAACAGACTGAAGGCTTTTCATTCCCTCCTCCTGCTTCTGCCTTAACAAAGATGCATCACTATGTACAGTGTTATTAAAGCAAATTACATTTTTCTACTTGCAAGTGTCATCTGTTCTATGATGTCCACCAAGCAAATTACACTTGCGCAAATGACAAGCCAAACGGCTGAAAATAGGCACTTGTATGACTGCTATTAAGCGTCTGCTTTCAATAAGATGTGATTATGATTCATTCTTTTGAAATTCATTTAAGTATGTTAAATTTCTATTGTATTCCACTGTAacattttacaagaaaaataataTCATCAGAGGTTAATATAGTGCACTGTGACTGAGGAGCCAAGAAAGACAAGCCAAGATAACTTCTAGGCGGCATTTACAGACTTGTTCCTTTGCTCTAGCCAAAGTGGAGAGTGGGAACAGGCCCAAATCTCAACaggaatattttatttttcctgtctTGACAGAATTTGAAAATAGGAATTTGTCCCATTTCCCTTTTTGTTTTGCCACAAAAGTAAACCATGGGCATTTCTAACAGGGACTAGTCATAAACAAAGACTtgctaaaaaaaactgaagcaaataAATGGTTTTCAGCTCGTAATTGTACAAGCCACGAAGTGGCAACAATTtctgcaaaaaaacccacaaaaaaacaCTTCACTCTTTAATGACaagtctttctttttaaattttagccGGTGGGAGACAGTATTTGTTAATCCTAATTGTGCATAAAATTGCATTAAACCGTGACCCATCCTTTCTCCCTTTTTGGGATATAGGTGTACACACAAAACACTACACACAATCCTCCTGTATACATAGACAGACAAATAGGAATTGAGGGTGCATTATTATAAGTCTAGTTAATAGCTGTCCTAATATATAcagctttaattattttaataaactggCCCTTTAAACAGCTCAGAGGGAGAGGCCTCTGTGTATACTGCGAAGCCTAAAGCCCCACTGAACAATAATAATTTCTCAAATAATTAATTCATTGCCAGGCTGCATTTTGCTG from the Oreochromis niloticus isolate F11D_XX linkage group LG7, O_niloticus_UMD_NMBU, whole genome shotgun sequence genome contains:
- the syt1b gene encoding synaptotagmin-1b, giving the protein MTGNRQVEPSTSATPTHLPNATTTAGQKQSEGHSLNKFMSELHSIHMPSWAVAALCIVSLCMVLSCAVCMWKKFLKKGDKGKEKDKKKGTEKSKGGFDTEMDGGYNESLKDECDKETELSDNEPKEDEKLGRLHFTLDYNFTDNTLVVGILQAAELPAMDVGGSSDPYVKLYLLPDKKKKFETKVHRKTLEPNFNETFTFKVPYTELGGKTLVMTVYDFDRFSKHDAIGAVKIPMSSVDFSQSLQEWRDLQKAEKEESERLGDICLSLRYVPTAGKLTVVILEAKNLKKMDVGGLSDPYVKIHLMQNGKRLKKKKTTIKKNTLNPYYNESFSFEVPCEQIEKVQVAVTVLDYDKIGKNDAIGKVLLGGNSTGTEQRHWSDMLANPRRPIAQWHSLQPEDEVNALISNKK